Below is a window of Chloroflexota bacterium DNA.
CAAGCTCGCTCGTTCAGGATGACAGACGCTTTGCTGACCGCTGACGCAAACGTCGAGGGGCAGCAGATAGCGCGAACGTTGACGGTCAGCGGGTGAGGTCCTTCGCTGCGCTCAGGATGACAACTGCGAGTTGCACGCTTTCACCAAAACCCCCGACCCACGACCCACGACCCATGACCCATGACCCATGACCCATGACCCATGACCCATGACCCATGACCCAGTATGCTACCGTCTACCCGACTGTGGCAGCGCCCGATCCGCCGAGGAGTCTCACCGATGAAGTCACTCCTGCTCACCAACGAGTACCCGCCCTATATCTATGGCGGGGCCGGCGTCCACGTCGAGTTTCTCAGCCGCGAGCTGGCGAAGCTGATCGACGTCGAGGTGCGCTCGTTTGGGGACCAGGACGAGCAGGATGGCAGCCTGCGGGTGCGCGGCTACGGCCTGGACGACAGCGCGTTTACCGCCCCGAAGAACCTGACGCCGGTGTTCGGTGCGTTCTCGCGGAACATCGCGATGGCCGCCACGACTGTGGATGCCGACGTCGTCCACACCCACACCTGGTACGCCAGCCTCGGCGGGATCGTCGTCAAGCAGGCGTATGGCATCCCGCTGGTCTGCACCACCCACTCGCTGGAGCCGCTCCGCCCCTGGAAGCGCGAGCAACTGGGGGGAGGCTACGACGCCTCGGCTTGGGTCGAGCGGACCTCGCTGGAGATGGCCGACGCCATCGTGGCCGTCTCGCGGGGGACGCGCGAGGACGTGCTGGCCAACTTCAACGTCAAGCCGGAGCGCGTCCACGTCATCCACAACGGCATCGACCTGGACCTCTACCGCCCCAAGTCTACGACGGCCACCCTGGAGCGGCTCGGCATCGACCCGGCCCGCCCGTTCGTCCTGTTCGTCGGGCGGATCACCCGCCAGAAGGGCATCGTCCACCTCGCGCGGGCGATCCCGCAGATCGATCCGGACGCCCAGATCGTCCTGTGCGCCGGGGCGCCGGACACCCCGGAGATCGCCGCCGAGATGGGGCAGGCCGTCGCCACCGCCCGCGCGGCGCGGCCGGGCGTGATCTGGGTGCAGGAGATGCTGCCACGCGATCAGGTCATCGAGCTGTACTCGCAGGCCGCCGTCTTCGCCTGCCCGTCCGTCTACGAGCCGTTCGGGATCATCAACCTGGAGGCGATGGCCTGCGCGACGCCCGTCG
It encodes the following:
- the glgA gene encoding glycogen synthase, with translation MKSLLLTNEYPPYIYGGAGVHVEFLSRELAKLIDVEVRSFGDQDEQDGSLRVRGYGLDDSAFTAPKNLTPVFGAFSRNIAMAATTVDADVVHTHTWYASLGGIVVKQAYGIPLVCTTHSLEPLRPWKREQLGGGYDASAWVERTSLEMADAIVAVSRGTREDVLANFNVKPERVHVIHNGIDLDLYRPKSTTATLERLGIDPARPFVLFVGRITRQKGIVHLARAIPQIDPDAQIVLCAGAPDTPEIAAEMGQAVATARAARPGVIWVQEMLPRDQVIELYSQAAVFACPSVYEPFGIINLEAMACATPVVATATGGILEVVIEGETGLLVPIEQAGGASFEPADPARFSRDLAAAINKLLADPPLRERMGAAGRTRVEEHFSWGAIARRTVDLYESLGSGRA